In Psychrobium sp. MM17-31, a single window of DNA contains:
- the dtd gene encoding D-aminoacyl-tRNA deacylase: MIALIQRVKNAKVEVDNQTVGQINQGLLVLLGVEKDDTPALADKLLKKVVSYRVFNDDDDKMNLSLKDINGELLVVSQFTLAADTSKGLRPGFSVAATPSDAQKLYEYFVAQSKTMDFDTQTGEFGADMQVSLVNDGPVTFSLRV; this comes from the coding sequence GTGATTGCGTTAATTCAACGAGTAAAAAATGCAAAGGTTGAAGTAGATAACCAGACGGTTGGTCAAATCAATCAAGGGTTATTGGTGCTGTTAGGCGTAGAGAAAGATGATACTCCTGCGTTGGCCGATAAATTATTAAAAAAGGTCGTTAGTTATCGCGTGTTTAACGATGACGATGACAAGATGAATCTCAGTTTAAAAGACATTAACGGTGAGTTGCTGGTGGTGTCTCAATTTACGTTAGCCGCGGATACTAGTAAAGGGCTGCGTCCGGGGTTTTCAGTCGCTGCGACACCAAGTGATGCACAAAAGCTGTATGAGTATTTTGTTGCGCAAAGTAAAACAATGGATTTTGATACTCAAACTGGTGAATTTGGCGCAGACATGCAGGTGTCTTTGGTTAACGATGGCCCAGTTACATTTTCATTAAGAGTTTGA
- a CDS encoding bifunctional GNAT family N-acetyltransferase/hotdog fold thioesterase has translation MNITWELLPCDNLRLCQFMANYELRQQDYLVAFDGDVILGAGLLKDDGADAHVDVVVAPEYRKQGIGKTIVSRLIESAKSQRVERLTSHGDFAFWQTLGFENIADNQYCKLLPAAAQGLVETWHQGIPVTEFLGLTITHSSSTRVETSADMEKSINVHQSMFAGAIYSQAVLTGWGLIHLRAQQAGINGSIVLASGDIKYRKPITESPRGVVNASLPLSDFMVINDGDKYRVELTVIMHQGESDDVSAQFIGRYVILPKS, from the coding sequence ATGAATATTACTTGGGAACTACTGCCATGTGATAACTTGCGTTTGTGTCAGTTCATGGCTAACTATGAATTACGTCAACAAGATTATTTAGTCGCTTTTGATGGTGATGTAATTCTCGGTGCTGGACTGTTAAAAGACGATGGCGCAGATGCGCACGTCGATGTGGTGGTGGCTCCCGAATACCGTAAGCAAGGCATAGGCAAAACTATCGTCAGCCGCTTAATTGAATCGGCAAAATCACAACGCGTTGAGCGCTTAACCAGCCATGGTGATTTTGCTTTTTGGCAAACACTTGGTTTTGAAAATATTGCCGATAATCAATATTGTAAACTGCTGCCTGCAGCAGCGCAGGGGTTAGTTGAAACTTGGCATCAGGGCATTCCCGTCACTGAGTTTTTGGGATTAACTATTACTCACAGCAGTTCGACGCGGGTAGAAACCTCGGCCGATATGGAAAAGAGCATTAATGTCCATCAAAGTATGTTTGCTGGTGCTATTTACTCGCAAGCGGTACTAACCGGCTGGGGGCTGATTCATCTTCGAGCGCAACAGGCGGGCATTAATGGCTCGATTGTGTTGGCGTCTGGTGATATTAAATATCGTAAGCCAATCACAGAATCGCCGCGTGGGGTTGTTAATGCGTCACTGCCGTTGTCAGATTTTATGGTTATAAATGATGGTGATAAATATCGGGTCGAGCTGACGGTGATTATGCATCAAGGGGAAAGTGATGACGTTAGCGCCCAATTTATTGGACGCTATGTGATTTTGCCGAAGAGCTAG
- the pip gene encoding prolyl aminopeptidase, with the protein MNPLFPEIKPFKEQFLSVSSIHTLSIGQYGNPNGIPVVILHGGPGGARSPRLTQFFDPKHYHMVTFDQRGCGHSTPYGELRDNNAQALIEDIEAIRQLLDIDQWLVSGGSWGAQLGLRYGFRYPERVLGFILRSPFLGRRQDLAWRFAPNGGAAQIFPDHYADFCQRLTEQQTADPVMAYCDVFANGSEFEQLAAAQQWSVWKGSLSHLLPPKVAHERFGLGKKSLALARIESYFYREHCFMPDNHIIDNLDKIKHINGILVHGRYDMVCKLEGSQLIAQHWPNCQLQIVPGAGHSSSEIGIIDALVQGTNTMANWLNSKN; encoded by the coding sequence ATGAATCCGTTGTTTCCGGAGATAAAACCCTTTAAAGAGCAATTTTTATCGGTCAGTTCTATTCACACCTTGAGTATTGGGCAATATGGCAATCCCAATGGTATTCCTGTGGTTATTCTTCACGGTGGCCCTGGCGGCGCTCGCAGTCCTCGTTTAACGCAGTTTTTCGATCCTAAACACTATCACATGGTGACCTTTGATCAGCGCGGTTGTGGTCATTCGACGCCGTATGGCGAGCTTCGTGACAATAATGCCCAAGCACTGATTGAAGATATCGAGGCGATTAGGCAGTTGCTCGATATCGACCAATGGCTGGTGAGTGGTGGCTCATGGGGGGCGCAGTTGGGGTTGCGTTACGGTTTTAGGTATCCAGAGCGAGTGCTGGGCTTTATTTTACGCAGCCCATTTCTGGGGCGGCGACAAGATTTAGCGTGGCGTTTTGCGCCCAACGGCGGGGCGGCGCAGATTTTTCCAGACCATTACGCCGATTTTTGCCAGCGATTAACCGAGCAGCAAACTGCCGATCCCGTAATGGCCTATTGTGATGTCTTTGCCAATGGCAGTGAGTTTGAGCAATTGGCGGCGGCGCAACAGTGGTCGGTATGGAAGGGCAGTTTGTCACACCTTTTACCGCCTAAGGTGGCTCACGAGCGCTTTGGTTTGGGTAAAAAATCATTAGCACTGGCGCGGATCGAGAGTTACTTTTATCGCGAGCATTGTTTTATGCCCGATAATCATATTATTGATAATCTTGATAAAATTAAACATATCAACGGTATTTTGGTGCATGGTCGCTACGACATGGTGTGTAAATTAGAAGGATCTCAATTAATCGCTCAGCATTGGCCTAATTGTCAGTTGCAAATCGTGCCGGGCGCAGGACATTCGAGTAGTGAAATTGGTATTATTGATGCGCTAGTGCAGGGTACCAATACCATGGCGAATTGGTTAAATAGTAAGAATTAG
- a CDS encoding virulence factor BrkB family protein has protein sequence MNNRFSVDNIKSIIATIPPLVMHVFHRAKQNRLRIVAGYLAYVSLLSIVPLVTVIFSVLSAFPVFKSMRTQIENYVYGNFIPAAGDVVQTTIGEFVDNASKGGAIGIGALVVFALMLISNIDKVLNQIWKSPKKRPLIISFSIYWMVITLGPLFVGASIAITSYAISLGGLQDGVFSGAMEFFLRWLPLFFSVLAFLMMYLLVPNVRVKVRDALVGAIIAALLFELTKKGFALYISNFPSYQAIYGALAAIPILFVWVYLSWIVVLIGAEITAGLPEFYAPKEANESQSTTEELTDESVVSGDKTL, from the coding sequence GTGAACAATAGATTTTCAGTGGACAATATTAAATCCATTATTGCGACAATTCCGCCGTTAGTGATGCACGTATTTCATCGTGCGAAACAAAATCGATTGCGGATCGTAGCTGGCTACCTTGCTTATGTATCACTGCTATCGATTGTACCACTGGTAACGGTGATCTTTTCGGTTTTATCGGCATTTCCTGTGTTTAAATCGATGCGTACGCAAATCGAAAACTATGTCTATGGCAACTTTATTCCCGCTGCTGGCGATGTCGTTCAAACCACCATCGGTGAGTTTGTTGATAATGCCTCAAAAGGTGGTGCCATTGGTATTGGTGCGTTAGTCGTCTTTGCGTTAATGCTGATTTCCAATATTGATAAAGTCCTTAATCAGATTTGGAAAAGCCCCAAGAAGCGTCCATTAATTATTTCTTTTTCAATTTATTGGATGGTCATTACTTTAGGGCCGCTATTTGTGGGGGCCAGCATTGCTATTACCTCTTATGCAATTTCATTAGGCGGATTGCAAGATGGCGTATTTAGCGGGGCAATGGAATTTTTCTTACGTTGGTTACCGCTGTTTTTCTCAGTCTTGGCTTTCTTGATGATGTATTTATTGGTACCAAATGTGCGCGTAAAAGTGCGAGATGCATTAGTGGGTGCGATTATCGCTGCCTTGTTATTCGAACTCACCAAGAAAGGTTTCGCTTTATACATTAGTAACTTCCCATCTTATCAAGCAATTTATGGCGCGTTAGCGGCGATTCCGATTCTATTTGTTTGGGTCTATTTGTCGTGGATAGTGGTGTTAATTGGCGCCGAAATTACCGCTGGTTTACCTGAATTTTATGCCCCAAAAGAGGCTAATGAAAGCCAGTCTACAACCGAGGAGTTAACAGATGAATCCGTTGTTTCCGGAGATAAAACCCTTTAA